One Cucumis sativus cultivar 9930 chromosome 1, Cucumber_9930_V3, whole genome shotgun sequence DNA segment encodes these proteins:
- the LOC105434465 gene encoding uncharacterized protein LOC105434465 yields MESGQKIEAIESKTHSISSTSGVDHSISSNKLASSLSSASDSSSDSSFELIVTGLDGSIGVASDSLKKDELHVVGRSDSGFVFITSDDVGTHSPKTDLPGTAKIPSQSLSRSSSSSSESSLHDHVIELPKPVEPDSKKRLPGLKHGETNNVESRKSIQTCSSTSSSSSSESESKHKLQKGRDVDNLLSKNPSSPSVVKDNRLVTDFSDDDVPTSNGQSAVTPTHRVDSSSGCETPTQYPQTQMMDRVEDPTSPAYRIPSRVFSRTKSTAPMEWSVASNESLFSIQMGNMSFTREQLCWLGKSGELCRPGESTIDMSQHLAMKTSDCGLKSKSPNGDLSATEARAAETMREVIRENSENQRKESSTLTESSSQSASISHQSEGSTKSFQFPILTGEGGKSISLKGGDLEKAKQEGKPESPETPSNPQTPKEKNSDESPKATTNTGQKRWFSCFSCCPFCS; encoded by the exons ATGGAATCTGGGCAAAAGATCGAGGCCATTGAATCAAAAACACATTCTATCAGCAGTACAAGCGGAGTTGATCATTCTATTTCGAGCAATAAATTAGCCTCTTCTTTATCCTCAGCATCTGATTCATCCTCTGACAGCTCCTTTGAATTGATTGTAACTGGGCTCGACGGTTCCATTGGTGTTGCAAGTGATTCTTTAAAAAAGGACGAGTTGCACGTTGTAGGACGCTCGGACTCTGGATTCGTGTTTATTACTAGTGATGATGTTGGAACTCATTCTCCAAAGACTGATCTTCCTGGGACAGCCAAGATACCAAGTCAGTCGTTGTCACGGTCGTCATCGTCCTCATCTGAATCTTCCCTGCACGATCATGTGATTGAACTCCCAAAGCCTGTGGAGCCAGATTCGAAAAAAAGACTACCAGGTCTTAAACATGGTGAAACCAATAATGTTGAAAGTAGGAAAAGTATACAAACTTGTTCTTCCACCTCGTCTTCCTCGTCATCCGAATCTGAATCTAAACATAAACTTCAAAAGGGTAGAGATGTTGATAATTTATTGTCGAAAAATCCTAGCTCTCCAAGCGTGGTAAAGGACAACAGGTTGGTTACAGATTTCAGTGATGATGATGTTCCCACCAGCAATGGACAATCAGCAGTAACTCCTACCCATAGGGTAGACTCAAGCTCGGGTTGCGAGACACCTACTCAATATCCTCAAACTCAAATGATGGATAGAGTTGAGGATCCTACTTCTCCTGCATATAGAATTCCATCTCGTGTCTTTTCAAGAACTAAATCTACAGCGCCTATGGAATGGAGTGTTGCTTCAAATGAATCATTGTTCAGCATTCAGATGGGGAACATGAGTTTTACTAGAGAACAGTTGTGTTGGCTAGGAAAATCAGGCGAGCTATGTAGGCCTGGTGAATCCACAATCGACATGTCCCAACATTTGGCTATGAAAACTTCTGATTGTGGATTGAAGAGCAAAAGTCCAAATGGTGATCTATCAGCAACTGAGGCACGAGCTGCAGAAACAATGAGGGAGGTTATACGAGAAAACTCAGAGAACCAACGAAAGGAGAGTTCAACACTAACGGAGTCGTCGTCTCAATCGGCCAGCATCTCTCATCAGTCAGAAGGAAGCACAAAATCTTTCCAGTTTCCAAT ATTGACAGGAGAAGGAGGAAAAAGCATTTCATTGAAGGGAGGCGACCTGGAGAAGGCGAAACAAGAAGGGAAACCAGAATCACCAGAAACACCTTCAAATCCACAAAccccaaaagagaaaaattcaGACGAATCGCCAAAAGCAACTACAAACACGGGGCAAAAGAGATGGTTTTCTTGCTTTTCTTGCTGCCCGTTCTGTAGTTAA
- the LOC101208545 gene encoding replication protein A 70 kDa DNA-binding subunit B, with amino-acid sequence MASAPTAGGISKVLSNPSPDSPSDVPDVVVQVIDLKATGNRYMFTASDGVMKLKAILPSNLTSDVISGNIQNLGLIRILDYSLNDIPNKSEKYLIVTKCEVVSPALEKEVKTEVKTEEAGTILKPKVELDDKSTFNNGSGIILKPKQELVAKSAAQIVHEQRMNMAPAARMSMTRRVQPLVYLNPYLGDWTIKVRVTDKGNLRTYKNAQGEGCVFNVVLTDEDGTQIQATMFNDAARKFYEKFSLGKVYYVSRGTLKVANKKFKTVQNDYEMTLNVNSQVDEVSNEAAFVPETKYNFVKIDMLGPHVNGRDLVDVIGVVQNVSSTMSIRRKINNETAPKRDVTIADETKKTVVISLWNDLATTVGQELLDIADQSPIIALKYLRVGDFQGVSLSTISRSSITINPDIKEAHDLRSWYDSEGKAVSMSSVSSGLSPSTKSGSRSMYSDRISLSHILENKSLGEEKPTFFSIRAYVSFIKPDQTMWYRACKTCNKKVTEAIGSGYWCDNCQKNDEECSLRYIMVVRVSDASGEAWVSTFNEEAERIMGCSADELDQLKSQIGEENSYQLKLKEATWVPHLFRVSVSQNEYNNEKRQRITVRSVAPVDFAAESRFLLEEIAKMKAS; translated from the exons ATGGCGAGCGCACCAACTGCTGGCGGAATATCAAAGGTTTTGTCCAATCCATCACCGGACTCCCCCTCCGATGTCCCCGATGTTGTGGTTCAGGTCATTGATCTTAAGGCGACGGGAAATCGCTACAT GTTTACTGCTAGTGACGGTGTCATGAAGCTTAAAGCTATTCTTCCATCGAATTTGACTTCTGACGTCATTTCTggaaacattcaaaatttgggGCTTATTCGCATTCTTGACTACTCTCTCAATGATATTCCAAACAAGTCAGAAAA GTATTTAATCGTGACAAAATGTGAGGTGGTTTCTCCTGCTCTAGAAAAGGAGGTAAAAACTGAGGTTAAGACAGAGGAAGCAGGTACTATTTTAAAACCGAAGGTAGAGCTTGACGATAAGAGCACATTTAACAATGGTTCTGGTATTATTCTGAAACCAAAGCAAGAATTGGTTGCTAAATCAGCTGCTCAGATTGTACACGAGCAGCGTATGAA CATGGCACCAGCTGCCCGGATGTCCATGACAAGGCGAGTTCAGCCCCTTGTCTACTTAAACCCTTACCTGGGAGATTGGACCATCAAAGTTCGTGTTACTGACAAGGGAAACCTGCGTACATACAAAAATGCTCAAGGAGAAGGTTGTGTTTTCAATGTGGTGTTGACAGATGAAGAT GGTACACAAATACAGGCAACGATGTTCAATGATGCTGCAAGGAAGTTCTATGAAAAGTTTTCCCTCGGCAAAGTCTATTATGTTTCCAGGGGAACTTTGAAAGTTGCCAATAAGAAATTCAAGACAGttcaaaatgattatgaaatgaCTTTGAATGTGAATTCTCAAGTAGACGAGGTCAGCAATGAAGCTGCTTTTGTTCctgaaacaaaatataattttgtcaaGATTGATATGTTAGGTCCTCACGTGAATGGAAGAGATCTCGTTG ATGTAATTGGAGTTGTTCAAAATGTTTCTTCTACAATGAGCATTCgaagaaaaatcaacaatgaGACAGCTCCAAAACGTGATGTAACCATTGCTGATGAAAC GAAGAAGACAGTTGTGATATCTTTGTGGAATGATCTTGCAACCACTGTGGGGCAGGAGTTGCTTGACATTGCCGACCAATCTCCTATAATCGCATTGAAATATCTTAGAGTTGGAGACTTTCAAG GTGTATCTTTGTCGACAATAAGCAGGAGCTCAATTACAATAAACCCAGACATAAAGGAAGCACATGATTTGAGATCATG GTATGACTCTGAAGGTAAAGCCGTATCCATGTCTTCTGTAAGCTCCGGCCTGAGCCCATCAACCAAGAGCGGTTCTAGGTCCATGTACTCTGACCGGATTTCCTTATCTCATATACTCGAAAACAAATCtttgggagaagaaaag CCCACGTTCTTTAGCATTAGAGCATATGTCAGCTTTATCAAACCCGATCAAACAATGTGGTATCGTGCTTGCAAAACATGCAACAAGAAGGTGACTGAAGCCATCGGATCTGGATATTGGTGTGACAATTGCCAGAAAAACGATGAAGAATGCAGTTTAAGGTACATAATGGTTGTGAGAGTATCTGATGCAAGTGGTGAAGCTTGGGTCTCTACATTCAACGAAGAAGCAGAGAGAATTATGGGATGCTCTGCTGATGAACTTGATCAGCTCAAATCGCAG aTTGGTGAGGAGAATTCATATCAACTTAAACTCAAAGAAGCCACATGGGTTCCCCACTTGTTTCGAGTTAGCGTTTCTCAGAACGAATACAACAATGAGAAGAGACAAAGGATCACCGTCAGGTCAGTTGCTCCAGTTGATTTTGCTGCTGAGTCCAGATTTTTGCTAGAAGAGATAGCAAAAATGAAAGCTTCGTAA